The Pseudopipra pipra isolate bDixPip1 chromosome 23, bDixPip1.hap1, whole genome shotgun sequence genomic sequence CCAGGTTTCTCTTTGCACAAGGTGCTCTTCCACTTTCTGATGGAGCATCAAAAGCacttatatgtatatttttcatGGATTGAGtgctctgctgtgccccaggGGTGACATTAAACCCTTCTGGTCCTCCTGCAGGTATTGCCATATTCTGCATGCTCTTGACCTACTACATGTGGATCAAGGCTGTCAAAACTGGCTCCATCTACTGGGCAGCCATGTGTGCCCTGGCCTATTTCTACATGGTGAGTGCCCCCTCTCCCCGTGCCAGAGTGATCCCAACTCCAAGGTCCCTCTGCTTATGGAGATGGGAATCCACAGTGTGCCATTCCTATGGCTGTGTGTCCAGGGAGCTGGAACCTCCATGGAGATGGAAATGGAGTGGGTACTTGCTTTATTCGTTTCCACTTCCCAAACTAGTGGGTTTTTTGTAAGGTTTTATTAGTAATGTTAAAAAGTCCATGTTTGTGGCACCTGAGATGTCAAGGATGCCCTTAGAGCAGATCCCAGCTGGCATTGCCATTGGGTGAAAATCCTGCCTGTGATCCCAGGAAAACCAAACCTGCCACATTTCACCTCTGCAGCTGTTCAGTCCTGGAACTTGTGGGTCTGTCTGGTTTGTGTCTCACAGGTCTCCTCATGGGGTGGCTACGTCTTCCTGATCAACCTCATCCCCCTGCACGTGCTGGTGCTGATGCTGACCGGGCGCTTCTCCCACAGGATCTACGTAGCCTATTGCACAGTCTACTGCCTGGGAACCATCCTCTCCATGCAGATCTCCTTTGTTGGCTTCCAGGTGGGCACCAGGAAGATTTGCACACTTGGGGATGGGTTGCAACAGAACAGCAGTGTGTTGCCACCTTGTTTCCCTTCTTGCTTTGCAGTTGTAAGTGGGTGCTGGCTCCTTATTCCAGCTTCCATGATGCTGATTCCTTGCCACCTTTGGCAAAATGAGCTTTCAGAGGTGCTGGATGACTTTCAAAGCTGCTGATAACCTTCATGGCACTGCTTGCCTGCCATAAAAATATCTTTGGTTTTGATGAAGGCAACACTGGTGCCATTGTGCGTCTTGGTGTGGCAGGAAATGTGCCTGCCTGGCTCATGTTTCCAAGAGAATCCAGTTAACTTTCCATGTGGATTCTTATCAGAATCAAAGCAGATGTGGGAAAGGGACTCGTGCCAGCTGTGCCAATCAGAGGGAGGGAACATCTGAACATTTTCCTGTGACTTTGGCAGCGATTGTGCCAAGAAGTGATTTGTGAAAAAAGCCGATAACGGGTGCGACAGGGCTCTTGTTCTGCTCTGTGtctgaccctgccctgccccgctCCCAGCCCGTCCTCTCCTCGGAGCACATGGCTGCTCTCGGAGTCTTCGGCTTGTGCCAGATCCATGCCTTCGTGGACTACCTCCGGAGCAAGCTGAACCCCCAGCAGTTCGAAATCCTCTTCAGGAGTGTCATTTCCCTGGTTGGCTTCGTCCTCCTCAGCATCGGGGCCGTGCTGATGCTCACAGGTAGCCAAGATCGTGGCCATACTGAAAGTGTTGTACCCCCTTTCCTTGCTTCCAAGGCCATGGAATTTGTCCGTCCTAACTCTGTGTTGCTGTGGTGTCAGTGCCTGTGAGCCCCTTCGAAGGGACCTGCCCCAATTTGTGCGTTAGCAGGGAATATttaagcagcagctgcaggatctGAGGGGCAGAGACACTGGGCTGGTGCTGCAGATACTGAACCTCACTCTGTGTTAGCAAAGAGATGCCCAAAACAGAGGTTGGGTGGAGAGGAGGGGTTTTTAGGGTAAAAttgccttttatttcctttctaaaatGGCAGGTTTGAGTAATAGAGATGTTGAACAAGGTCTGGGGTTGCTCATTCAGCCTCACGTGCTTCCCTGAGAAAGCGTGTGTTGGCATTGCCGGTAACTCTCTGCTGGATCGAAAGAGgatttgttttctcctctttcctagGGAAGATCTCCCCGTGGACGGGGCGTTTCTACTCCCTGCTGGACCCTTCCTACGCCAAGAACAACATCCCCATCATCGCCTCCGTCTCCGAGCACCAGCCCACCACCTGGTCCTCCTACTACTTtgacctgcagctcctggtgtTCATGTTCCCGGGTGAGTCACCACCCCTGAGTTATTCACCAGAGGTTTGTCCTGCCTCTCCTGGGGTGCTGAGCCTGGGGGGAGTGCTGTGTGCCTGGTTTTATGTCATTTCTGAGCTGACCTGTGTCTCTCCCCCACACAGTTGGTCTCTATTACTGCTTCAGCAACCTCTCGGACGCCCGGATCTTCATCATCATGTACGGCGTGACCAGCATGTACTTCTCAGCTGTCATGGTGAGGGCTGTGGCCTCCTGGCTTCTAACAGAGCtgatttaatttatatttctgaacTTAAGGATGATTCTTTCCCTCTGAGGgttcttctcccttcctttaATATTGGCTTTTTGCCCCTCTGTGCAGTGAGGTTGCAAAACTCACTGGTTTGGGTGTTACTTCCCTGAGTCCAGTGCCACCCACTGATTGCTGTTCCTTGTGCCCTCAAGCTGAGCTGAAAACCCAACCAAATTCTCTGGGTTTCCAAGCAGGGACTGCTGACAAATGGCTACCAATGAACCCATTTCCATTCTTCTTCTGGCGCCCCAAGCCCTAAATGTGGTTGAGTTGTGGTATGGAGGCATTTACTAATCCTTGCCTCCACCTAAGATTAGTGATTGGAGTCATGTTGGCACGTTGGCCCATTTTGAGTGTCTGAGATTGTGGCAGCTCCCCATTACAAAAATCAGCCCCAATTTATCCACAGAATTTGAGGTGCTGGATTAGGAATGGCATCAGATTCCCTCTTCTCTCGCATCTCTGCCTGGATTCCTTCTCCGACAGTTCTGGTGTTGCCGTAGGTGCGTCTCATGCTGGTGCTGGCCCCCGTGATGTGCATCCTGTCTGGCATCGGGGTCTCCCAGGTGTTGTCCACCTACATGAAGAACCTGGATATCAGCCGGCCGGACAAGAAGAGCAAAAAGCAGCAAGACTCCACCTACCCCATCAAAAACGAGGTGCGTGCCGGGCCGGCTCAGGAGGACGCCTGGTCCTGGCGAGGCCGAGCGCGGGAGGCTGATGGCCTCGTCCCTCCAGTGCTGAGACCCCGGGCTGCTCCCGCAGGTTGCCAGCGGCATGATCCTGGTCATGGCATTCTTCCTGATCACTTACACCTTCCACTCCACCTGGGTGACCAGCGAGGCCTATTCCTCCCCCTCCATCGTGCTCTCCGCCCGCGGTGGGGACGGCAGCAGGATCATCTTCGATGACTTCAGAGAAGCCTATTACTGGCTGCGGCACAACACGCCGGAGGTACGGGGGGGGTTGGGGTGTTGGGGACCCGATATTTCCCACTGAGGCACTGACAGCACGGCCTGGTTTTGGGTGTAGGATGCAAAGGTGATGTCCTGGTGGGACTACGGGTACCAGATCACCGCCATGGCCAACCGGACCATCCTGGTGGATAACAACACCTGGAACAACACGCACATCTCCCGCGTCGGCCAGGTGGGTCCTTCCCTCGCCCGCTGCCTTGCCTGGCCTTTCTGGGCACCACACGTTGTGGCTGACGCTGTGTTTGCCCCAGGCCATGGCATCGACAGAGGAGAAAGCCTATGAGATCATGAGAGAGCTGGATGTCAGCTACGTGCTGGTCATCTTTGGTGGCCTCACCGGCTACTCATCTGACGGTAAGATCCCTCTCTGAGCTGGGTCAGACCCATCCTGGGGTGCTGGTGCCAGCCGGGGCTGTGGAGTGGAAATAGTGCCAGAATGCTCCTCTGGGCCTGCACGTACCTTCTTAACTCTCCCTCAACTCAACTTCTTGCTCTTGGCCACCCAAATTAATCTGTCTACTCACTCCTGACCCCTCTAGCTCAGCTTGACTCCTTATTCTTTTGCCTGAAGTCAACTCTTTGTGCTTTCACCCCAACTCAGCCCCTTGCTCTTGTCCACCCAAGTCAACTCCAGTCCTTGTTCTTTGCCCCCCAACTCAACTCATTGCTCCTGGCCCCAGCTCAACTCAAACCATTGCTCTTGGCAACTCAACTCATTTTTTTACCCCAACTCAACCCCTCACTCTCTGCCCCCCAACTCTCTGCTATCCACCTTCCAGACATCAACAAGTTCCTGTGGATGGTGCGGATTGGGGGCAGCACAGACACGGGGCGCCACATCAAGGAGCACGACTACTACACCCCCACCGGGGAGTTCCGTGTCGACCGCGAGGGCTCCCCGGTGCTGCTCAACTGCCTCATGTACAAGATGTGCTACTACCGCTTCGGCCAGGTCTACACCGAGGCCAGTGAGTCCCCAGAACCACCCCCTGTGGGGCTGACACCACTTTTGGGGCGCTCCACCACGCCCTGACATCTCCAGGGCACGGTGTGGCAGCGCTGCCTGTCCTTTGCCCTCTCCCAGAGCGACCGCCAGGCTACGACCGGGTGAGGAACGCCGAAATCGGCAACAAGGACTTTGAGCTGGACGTGCTGGAGGAGGCCTACACCACAGAGCACTGGCTGGTCCGAATATACAAGGTACGGCCCCAGGACGAGCCCAGAGCCCCCTAGTTTGGGAGAAAAAACCATGGAGTTCCACCTAAcgaggcttttttttttccctgcccagGTGAAAGATTTGGACAACCGCGGGTTGTCGAGGACGTAGAGGAGCCGGGGGCGGCCGCGCCGGACACGCACTGACCCAGCCTTGGCCTGTGCAGCAGAGATTGGGGGGTTTGTGGGGTCTGAGGGGGGGCTGTTCCGGGGTTGTTTTGTACCGTTTGTAAGCGCAGGCAGCGGCGGGAGGGCCCCCCTGCCCCGTCCTGTCCCGCCGGGAGTGACTTTTATATACACACAGGGCCGCTGCCGAATCGGGAGCTGCGGCTCTGACCCCGGGGCTGATCGACCGGGAGTCGCAAAGAGGatgaataaagaaaacaaaaacaattaaaaaaaaaaaaaagagtggcgATTTTGGTGGGGTTTTATCCCTGAGTTCTGCCAGAGGGACTTTGGGGCTGTTTGGACGCTTTTAATCGATTGGGCTGGTGGGGCGGGAGAGGTGTCGCGACCTGGTCACGGGGGGACGGGCTTTAAAGTGAGGGTGTGGTCGGGCTGAGGGCGTGGCCGGGGCATTGCGCGCGcagggcggggcggggcgcgcgGCTCTGGCGGGAAAAGGCGGCGtggccggagcggggccgggagcgggggtGGGATCGCGGgcccggagcggggccggggccgcggctggGCATGGCCGTGCCCTTCGTGGAGGACTGGGACCTGGTGCAGACGCTGGGCGAAGGCGCCTACGGGGAGTGAGTgcggcggggcccggggagGGCGGGTCGGGGTCGCTGCCGGCCGGGTccgccccttccctgccccttgCTCGCCCCCCCACCCCGTGTGCCGCTTGCACACCCGCTGCTGGTCCCCGCCTGGCTCTGTGCCCACTGGATGCCCGCTGCTTGCTTGGGCATCacatgctctgtgtgtgcccacTGTTTGGCTTTTGTGTGCACCTTGTGTGCCATTGCTTGCCCTGTGCGTGCCCACCGTGAGCCCCTTACGTGTCCTCTGGTTGCCCACTGCATCCCATCGCACACCCGGAGCGTGCCCCTCACACACCCTgcccctgcctcctcctgcactCCCTGCCTGTTCCTTGCCCACTCCCTGTTACCAGTGGCAGTATTCCTTGCCCATTCCCTGCCTGCTCGTTACTCTCTGCCTGTCTCTAGTGGCAGCATTCCCTGCCCATTCCCTGCCCATTCCCTGTCCTCGGTGGCAATATTCCTTGCCCGTTCCCTACCTGCTCTCTGCCTGTCTCTAGTTTCAGCATTCCCTGCCCACTCCCTGTCCTCAGCGGCAATATTCCTTGCCCATTCCCTGCCTGCTCGTTACTCTCTGCTTGTCTCTAGTGACAGCATTCCCTGCCCGTTCCATGCCcactccctgtccccagtgGCAATATTCCTTGCCcattccctgcctgtccctaGTGGCAGCATTCCCTGCCATTCCCTGCCCGTTCCCTGCCCGCCCCAGGGTGCAGCTGGCCGTGAACCGCCGCACGGAGGAGGCCGTGGCCGTGAAGATCGTGGACATGAAGCGCGCGGCCGAGTGCCCGGAGAACATCAAGAAGGAAATCTGCATCAACAAGATGCTGAGCCACGAGAACGTCGTGCGCTTCTACGGGCACCGGCGGGAAGGGGCCACGCAGTACCTGTTCCTGGAGTACTGCCGCGGCGGGGAGCTCTTCGACCGCATCGGTGCGCACGGGGGGCCGGGGGCCTGGAACTGTAAATCCCAAAGGATTTGCTCTTGAGTTTGCCCTTCTCGTTCCCCACGCGCAGAGCCAGATGTCGGGATGCCGGAGCCGGAGGCGCAGCGGTTCTTCCAGCAGCTGATCGCCGGCGTGGTGAGGGGTGGCCGGGGCCGCTGGTGGTGGGGATGCCGGGGGGGATTCCCGCCGGACACTGACCCTTCCCGGGATTCCCGCCCGGCACTGACCCTTCCCGGGATTCCCGCCCGTCACTGACCCTTCCCGGGATTCCCGCCCGGACTGACCCTTCCCGGGATTCCCGCCCGGACTGACCCTTCCCGGGATTCCCGCCCGGCACTGacctcccctccatccccaggtgTACCTGCACAGCATCGGCATCACCCACCGCGACCTGAAGCCGGAGAACCTGCTGCTGGATGACCGAGGTgtgggacacacacacacacacacccccctctCTGACCCCCCTTGAGttttcatcttttaatttttaaatttatttttatttgaatgtttaatttcaattaaacgttttaattttttaatttgaacGCTTAATTTTTTCCgtttgaatttttaatttaggGCTTCAGCTTTagtattaatttaaattttatcacgactttttaatttgatgttttttaatatttttaatgctttaatatattaatatttaagttTGTTTCCTAATTTAAACTCTTAATTTGAATTTGCACTTTAATCTGGatttttgatttatattttacttgcattttaatttaaattttaagttGAACTTTTAAATCCTAATTTGAATATTTAGTTTGAATTCGTGTTCTAATCTGAGCTTGtagtttaaatttttatttgaatttaaatttgaattttcagtttgattttttgatataaacttttatttttaattcgagttttaaatcagaatttttaatctgaatgtctaattaatttttttcatttttagttgcatttttaattttaattcaagtCTTTCATTTCAACTTTTAATttcaattctttatttttaaccagcgtttaatttctaattaagatttttatttgtacttttaatttaaacatttaacTTGAATTTATAATTATAacttttatttacattttctacTAATTTAGAGtttaatttgtgttttgaaTCAATTTAAGTTTCGGGGTTTCAATTTGAATTTTTGATTtgaatttttgtatttaaatttttggattttgaatttacatttttttaatttgggcTTCAGACAACCTGAAGATCTCGGACTTCGGCCTGGCCACGGTGTTCCGGCACAACGGGCGGGAGCGGCTCCTGAACAAGATGTGTGGGACACTCCCCTACGTGGCCCCGGAGCTGCTGCGGCGCCCGGAATTCCGAGCGGAGCCCGTGGATGTCTGGGCCTGTGGCGTCGTGCTGACAGCCATGCTGGCTGGAGGTGGGAGACAGGGATGGATGGAAGGCACAGGGGGTGATGTGCTGGCGGGAGGTGGGAATACAGGGATGTATGGGGGGACACGTGGTGCTGGATGGAGATGGGAATACAGGGATGTATAGAATGCACAGGGGATGATATGTTGTGCTGGCTGGAGATGGGAATACAGGGATGTATGGAATGTATAGGGGGGACACGTGGTGCTGGCAGGAGGTGGGATACAGGGATGTATGGAATGCACATGGGGACACGTGGTGCTGGATGGAGACAGGAATACAGGGATGTATGGAATGCATGACATGATGCTGGATGAAGCTGGGATGCCAGGATGTATGGGATGTATGGGAGGGACACATGGTGCTGGCTGGAGATGGGAATACAGGGATGTATGGATTGTATAGGGGGGACACATGGTGCTGGCTGGAGATGGGAATACAGGGATGTATGGAATGCATGACATGGTGCTGGATGAagctgggatgcagggatgtaTGGGATGTATAGGGGGACATGTGGTACTGGCTGGAGGTGGGAATACAGGGATGTATGGAATGTATAGGGGGGACACATGGTGCTGGCTGGAGATGGGAATACAGGGATGTATGGAATGCATGACATGGTGCTGGATGGAGATGGGATACAGGGATGTATGGAATGCATGACATGGTGCTGGAAGgagatgggatgcagggatgtaTGGGATGTATAGGGGGGACATTTGATGCTGGCTGGAGGTGGGATACAGGGATGTATGGAATGCACATGGGGATACATGGTGCTGGATGGAGGTGGGATACAGGGATGTATGGAATGCATGACACGGTGCTGGATGGAGATGAGGAGGTGCTGGCTGGAGATGGGAATACAGGGATGTATGGAATCCACGGGGGACACATCATGCTGGCAGGAGGTGGGAATACAGGGATGCCTCTAGGGATGTGTGGAATGCAGGGGAGGGGTCAAAGGGCATTTGGTGATGCAGGAGATGGAGGGGTTTATACGGAATGCATGAGGGGTGCATGTATGGAATGCAGAGGGGATGGAGGTATGGAATGTGCAGGGGAAGTATATGGAGTGAAGAAGGATGCACATGTGGAATGCAGAGGGGTGTATGTGTGGAATGCATGAGGATGTGTGTATGGAATGTGTAGGGGGTGCACGTATGGAATGCGTGAGGGGAGGTGTATGAAGTGCACCAGGGGGTgtgtgggatggggcaggagcaCGTATGACATGGGGTGGATACATGGAATGCACGGGGGTAGGGATGTGTGAAACACAGAGCGGGAAGGTGTGGGATCCATAAGGGAGACATGAAATGCGGGGAGGGGGATGTATGGAGTGTCTGTGGGGATGTATGGAAGGCAAACAAGGATGCCAAAGGGGAATGTATGGGATGTGTAAGGGGGGGGGGTGTGACACGCACAGGGGAGGTATGGGATGCATGGGGAGTACATGGGATGCATAGGGAGGTGTGGGATGCATGGGGAGTACATGGGATGCATAGGGAGGTGTGGGATGCATGGGGAGGTATGGAATGCATAGGGGTGTATGGAACATATGGGGGAGGTATGGAACATATGGGTAGTACAAGGGGTGCATAGGGAGTTATGGGATGCATAGGGAGTACATGGCATGCAGAGGAAGGTACAAGATGCATGGGGAGGTATAGAATGCATAGGGAGATATGGAATGTGTGTGGGAGGTTTGGAATGCATGTGGAGTACCTGGGATGCATAGGGAGGTATGGGATGTGTTGGGGAGGCATGGAATGCGTAGGGGAGTATGGAATGCATGGGGGAAGTTTGGAATGCATGCAGAGTATATGGGATGCATGGGGAGGTATGGGATGCATGGGAAGTACATTGGATGCATAGGGAGGTATGGGAGCTATGGAATGCATAGGGAGCTATGGAATGCATGGGGAGGTTTGGAATGCATGCAGAGTACATGGGATGCATAGGGACGTCTGGAATATATAGGAGGTATGGAACATATGGGTCGTACAAGGGATGCACAGGGAGTTATGGGATGCGTGGGTGGTACATGGGATGCATAGGGAGGTATGAGGTATGGGATGTATAGGGAGGTATGGGATGCGTGGGGAGGTGTGGGATGCATAGAGGGGTATGGAATGCATGGGGAGCACACAGGATGCATAGGGAGATATGGAGTGCGTGGGGGAGGATTGGAATGCATGGGGAAGCATGGGATGCATGGGGGAGGTATGGGATGCGTGGGAGAGGATTGGAATGCATGGGGAAGCATGGGATGCATGGGGAGCATGCGGGGTGCATGGGGGGGTTTGGAATGCATGGGGAGCACACGGGATCAGCACCTGGCccggggcagggacacctggcACACACCTGGCACACACCTGGCACACCGAGTGCTGCAGTGCCACGTGTGTGCCCGGGGCTCGTGGCACCGCGGGGCGACAGCAGTGGGATCCCCCAACAGAGCTGCCCTGGGACCAGCCCAGCGACAGCTGCCAGGAATACAGCGACTGGAAGGACAGGAAAACCTACCTCCCACCTTGGAAGAAGATCGATTCGGCCCCCTTGGGTAAACACACGGCAGCACCCAACCCGTGtatccatgtgtgtgtgtgtacacacgtgcacacaccgCGTTGCATTCCACCCCCCCCGTCTCCATTCCACCCCCTCGTCTCCATTCCACCCCCTCGTCTCCATTCCACCCCCTCGTCTCCATTCCACCCCCTCGTCTCCATTCCACCCCCTCGTCTCCATTCCACCCCCTCGTCTCCATTCCACCCCCTCGTCTCCATTCCACCCCCTCGTCTCCATTCCACCCCCTCgtctcccccagcactgctgcacaaGATCCTGACGGAGAGCCCCTCGGCGAGGATCACCATTCCCGACATCCAGAAGGACCGGTGGTACAGCAGACCCCTCAAGAAGGGTAAGGGGCCGCCAGGGAACGCGCTCGTTCCCCGGGATTTGAGGGTCACTGGGTGTCCTGTCCCTTTGCAGATGTCAAGCGGGCCCGGCTCTCCTCGGGAGGGGTCACCGACTCCCCCGGCGGCTTCTCCAAGCACATCCGATCCAGTATGGACTTTTCCCCGGTGAAGGCCGCTCTAGGGTGAGCCTCCA encodes the following:
- the STT3A gene encoding dolichyl-diphosphooligosaccharide--protein glycosyltransferase subunit STT3A, encoding MTKLGFLRLSYEKQDTLLKLLILSMAAVLSFSTRLFSVLRFESVIHEFDPYFNYRTTRFLAEEGFYKFHNWFDDRAWYPLGRIIGGTIYPGLMITSAAIYHVLHFFHITIDIRNVCVFLAPLFSSFTTIVTYHLTKELKDAGAGLLAAAMIAVVPGYISRSVAGSYDNEGIAIFCMLLTYYMWIKAVKTGSIYWAAMCALAYFYMVSSWGGYVFLINLIPLHVLVLMLTGRFSHRIYVAYCTVYCLGTILSMQISFVGFQPVLSSEHMAALGVFGLCQIHAFVDYLRSKLNPQQFEILFRSVISLVGFVLLSIGAVLMLTGKISPWTGRFYSLLDPSYAKNNIPIIASVSEHQPTTWSSYYFDLQLLVFMFPVGLYYCFSNLSDARIFIIMYGVTSMYFSAVMVRLMLVLAPVMCILSGIGVSQVLSTYMKNLDISRPDKKSKKQQDSTYPIKNEVASGMILVMAFFLITYTFHSTWVTSEAYSSPSIVLSARGGDGSRIIFDDFREAYYWLRHNTPEDAKVMSWWDYGYQITAMANRTILVDNNTWNNTHISRVGQAMASTEEKAYEIMRELDVSYVLVIFGGLTGYSSDDINKFLWMVRIGGSTDTGRHIKEHDYYTPTGEFRVDREGSPVLLNCLMYKMCYYRFGQVYTEAKRPPGYDRVRNAEIGNKDFELDVLEEAYTTEHWLVRIYKVKDLDNRGLSRT
- the CHEK1 gene encoding serine/threonine-protein kinase Chk1; protein product: MAVPFVEDWDLVQTLGEGAYGEVQLAVNRRTEEAVAVKIVDMKRAAECPENIKKEICINKMLSHENVVRFYGHRREGATQYLFLEYCRGGELFDRIEPDVGMPEPEAQRFFQQLIAGVVYLHSIGITHRDLKPENLLLDDRDNLKISDFGLATVFRHNGRERLLNKMCGTLPYVAPELLRRPEFRAEPVDVWACGVVLTAMLAGELPWDQPSDSCQEYSDWKDRKTYLPPWKKIDSAPLALLHKILTESPSARITIPDIQKDRWYSRPLKKDVKRARLSSGGVTDSPGGFSKHIRSSMDFSPVKAALGEDKARYSTSQPEPGTGGMPWESGAGSIDQLVQGISFSQPACPEHMLVNSQLLGTPGSSQSPWQRLVKRMTRFFTKLDADGSYRALKEVCEKMSYGCKMSCTNQVTISTTDRRNNKLIFKVNLVEMESKILVDFRLSKGDGLEFKRHFLKIKAKLSDIVSTQKVWLPGT